One window of the Pyxicephalus adspersus chromosome 5, UCB_Pads_2.0, whole genome shotgun sequence genome contains the following:
- the SCRN1 gene encoding secernin-1 — protein sequence MTGAPPSFCFVAFPPHAKNNCILFGKNSARPRDEVQEVLYVPPKSHDPGSKVQCTYLEIDQAAQTNSVILSKPAWMWGAEMGANEHGVCIGNVPVTARQAAEGSKLLLAMDLVRLGLERGTNAKEALDIIVSLLEEHGQGGSCFQAGDQRFQSAFLIVDRSEAWLLETVGKYWAAEKITDDVRYICNRLSLKTQLDLEHPELRNYAKSQGWWSEDKEFNFSEAFSEDDNGDHCSGTEILEKQDELTVESVINILRCNGNCVNSDSFLTMASSVSVLPQDEKKPCIHLLTGTPDPSRSVFKPFIFVEDVKAFPKVQSSCVGNCHHEHSEYKHKLYEAHQCALTLMDTNKEEGNKLLQTMLNLEKQGLDAMEDILNSSSPLEPAEVVDLFYDCVDTEIKFYK from the exons ATGACTGGAGCACCTCCAAGCTTTTGTTTTGTGGCCTTTCCACCCCATGCAAAAAATAACTGCATTTTGTTTGGGAAGAATTCAGCCCGTCCCAGAGATGAAGTCCAAGAAGTTCTGTATGTGCCACCCAAAAGCCATGATCCTGGAAGCAAAGTTCAG TGCACATACCTTGAAATTGACCAGGCTGCCCAAACTAATTCTGTAATACTGAGTAAACCAGCCTGGATGTGGGGCGCAGAAATGGGAGCCAATGAACATGGAGTCTGCATTGGAAACGTACCTGTTACCGCAAGACAGGCTGCCGAGGGTTCAAAGTTATTGCTGGCCATGGACCTGGTCAG ACTTGGCCTTGAACGCGGAACCAATGCCAAAGAGGCTCTTGACATAATAGTGTCTTTACTAGAGGAGCACGGTCAAGGGGGGAGCTGCTTCCAGGCTGGTGATCAGAGATTCCAAAGTGCCTTTCTTATTGTGGATAGGTCAGAGGCCTGGTTACTGGAGACAGTGGGCAAATATTGGGCAGCTGAAAAGATTACAG ATGATGTACGATATATTTGCAACCGTTTATCACTCAAGACTCAACTAGATTTAGAACACCCAGAACTTCGGAACTATGCAAAAAGCCAGGGATGGTGGAGTGAGGATAAAGAATTTAACTTCTCTGAAGCCTTTTCAGAAGATGACAATGGAGATCATTGTTCAGGGACGGAGATCTTAGAGAAACAGGATG AACTGACAGTGGAATCAGTGATAAATATCCTTCGTTGTAATGGAAATTGTGTGAACTCGGACAGCTTCCTGACTATGGCTAGTTCTGTATCTGTCCTACCTCAAGATGAGAAAAAGCCTTGTATTCACCTCCTTACTGGCACACCAGACCCCTCAAG GTCTGTATTTAAACCCTTCATATTTGTGGAAGATGTTAAAGCTTTCCCAAAGGTCCAATCATCTTGTGTTGGAAACTGTCACCATGAACATTCAgaatataaacacaaattatatGAAGCTCATCAGTGTGCTCTAACTTTAATGGACACCAACAAA GAAGAAGGAAATAAACTTCTGCAAACAATGTTAAATTTAGAGAAACAAGGTTTAGATGCCATGGAAGACATACTTAATAGTTCGAGTCCATTGGAGCCTGCTGAAGTAGTAGACCTATTCTATGACTGCGTTGATACAGAAATCAAATTCTACAAATGA